aattaattgatttatttatttttaagtcgtgaaactgtgtattaatttatcatagtaTACACTCGAACTGATTTTTGAACTAATATTAATGCGTGCTATTGTTTGAAAATTAGCTTAAATTTTTAAGCGTGACAGTAGCCGGGGGTGCTGGACGGTTTTTATGTGGTAGCACGAGGAGCCGAGGACCTTGTCAGCCGGCGACGCATGTGTTGACTGATGAGCTGCTCCCCACCCGATGTGGTTGAACAACGGCACGGCACGGGCTATAGACACGACAGACGGACTGGCAAGGAATGAAACCATTCGCGTCTTCAATGGTTTATTCTCAACATGTTGCGAATTACTGTATacaaaataagatttttttttatatcttcgtcttatttaaaaaaatttacgattaatatttttatttttactagatgataaaacataaatagtagtagtattttatatagactaatgtttttaagtttttatacaaatttttcaaataagacgaatggtgcaacgttggacacggaaaaataaaaaatagagttattaTGGAACAGACCCAtaataactctatttttcagttttttgataaaatattttgactctttgtcttatttgaaaattttttgcgatcaatatttttattattactggatgataaaatatgaatagtactttacgcgtgactaattttttaaattttttttataaattttttaaataagatgaatagttaaacattgcacatgaaaaaacgaaaaataaaattatcaaagCCTCAAATATAGTAAGTGGTAAAAACTGAAAGTGTTGTGAATCTGCCAGTCCGGTGGCATATACTGAAATTTCTCCCCGTCCGCACGCCAGTCCGCCCACCGCCCGCGCGAGAGGAGAAGCggccacgtcgtcgccgcctgccGTCGGCCGCCCACGAGCTCGAGgtggtcgccgccgacgccgcgccgtgccggcTGCCAGCACGGGGACCGGACCCGCCGCCAGCGCGAGaggtcgacgacggcgcgtaGCCGCCTGCCGCCCAGCCGCCGACGACGCTCCAACTGCTCACCGTCGAAGCCTCGCCGTGCCGTCTGCCGCTCGTCCGGCCGCGCACGGGGACGGGACGCACGTCGACCAGCCCGCCTGGGCCCGCCGATTCGAGACGGAGGTGATCCCTACGATGTCACCCATGCTCATTATCAGCAACTGCTAATACTGTGTAGCTTTACTTTCTCCTGGTGATTAGTACTAGTTGCTTTACTAATCTCCtgcaaaaaaatgaatatgcaTACCTGTGGAATGTGTCGGCAAAGCGTTGTGCAATGTTGCCTGTTATGCAGGTAGGGTATAGCAGACGTATTGGAATATAATGGGATTATTACTAGTGCTGCCTCCATCATAGCTTGATATTTTCTTGTTAATAAGCTTGGCCAAGCAATTGGTTGGAAAACCTAATTAGTAGTAGGTTTGTTGGGAAGTTTGGCAAGATATCGAATCAAAGAAAACCATATATGCTGCTCGTTCTGTGAATTAAACAAGTATTTCCAATACAAGCCTTTGCTTATGAATTATAATGTCCATACTGGTTATTAGACTAGTAATGATGAATTGTACCGTGGTATCCAATGATCACATCCTTTGTTTGGAGGTGTCGGGAGTCTCATTACTTCAGTACAGCAGAGTAGCTTACAAACAAGTGCTGTTTCTAATGAGTGAAGGCAAATAGTGTGATGTAATATTTTGTCACGTAATGTGATGTAATGAACTCAATCAGTACGTGATATGGTGCtgcgcctttttttttttttgcttttgtatatttgtgtgGCGTTGTGTGTGGCAGGATGAAACTTATGTTGAACTACTTATGTATGGCTTATCGTGAGATCTGATTAACCTGATGAATATTTGTGCATCTGTGTAGGGTTGATGCTGAGATAGTATCAACATGTGTTTTAACCCAGTGTACCTATGTATGTTATGttcatgtttaattattatgAATCCGCCTAAATAATTGTGGCAAAaaataggcaaaatttgctccagggcatcgaaaaaacatgtaattagTCGGTGGATACCGCAAAATCACGAATTTActgcagggcaccacaaaaatgtggtaattagctggtagacactctggccattattttattaatttcggagtcaaaaattaaaaaatgacaaaattgcCCTCGGTGGTCGGTTCGCTACTACCCTCGCCGTAGCTGGGTCGCCACCGCTGTCGTCTACTCAGTCGCCctataggctagggttcgggtgGGTGCGGTGCCGAAACCGACTGGGTCTGGTTCGACCGGACCCAGTGGGCATAACAggttggccaccgagggcaatctcgttattttttaaatttttgactctaaaattaataaaataatggccgaAGTGGCTACCAGCTAATTAACAAATTTTTGTGGTGTCTTACAGCAGATTCGTAATCTTACAGTGTCCATCAGCtaattatacatttttttgatgccctatagcaaattttgcaaaaaaaatatggcatAACTTCTCTTCAGTGGCATATTTATAAGAGCAAATGCAAAAGTAGCAATCGAAAAGTATCCAAATCTAATaatggcaaatagttaaatttctgGCTTCGTTGTCGAAATGACGGAGAGTTGACGGGGACAGGGGTGGGGGACGTTTTCGCCCACGGGGAGTTAGGGCCGGGGCCAGGGGACGTTTTTACCCGTGGGGAAGTTCCCCACGGGAACCCGAGGAGGCAAATCAAACTGTGAATATAAGGCCCAAACATAAAAGCCCATTAAAATTACTAACACTAGCTCCTCGGTCTCTCTCCCTCACAGAAcacgcaggcggcggcggctagggcagcccggcgcggcggcggctcggtggcgcctcggcggccgggcggcggcggcaacgacagcgcggggcggcgcggcgacggcgggagcTGCCGCGCGGCGCGACTGCTGGAGCGGCCGCGTGGTGGCGGGGGCGGCTCGGCGGCCGAGTGGTAcggtgctgcggcggcggtagcGCACGGCAAcccggcgcgacggcgggagcggccgcgcggcggtggggtgtctcggcggccggccggggtggcgcggcagCGGGGCTGGGGCTCTTGAcgacgcacggcggcgggggcgactCGGCGGCCGGGTGCTGTGGTGCGGCGGCGCTCTGGCACGGACGCACGGTGAGTCCTCTACTCTTCTCTCTGTGCTTGGCTTCTCGGGGATGTCGGGGCCCCGTTCGGGTCCGGGGacccggcgggggcggggacgGGGATCGTTTTCACCCCGAATTTCGTTtcggggccggggccggggccgggggCGTTCCAGTACTCCCCGCCCCGTTGACAACCCTACTAACAAGCCGCTTCTTCCTGGTTTTCTCCGCTGATTCCAGAGGGGGTAAGTGTGGTGGCCATGGGGCGAATAGGGTGCCTCTACTTCTTGTTCGTACTCTCCGTTACGATCGTTGTTGGCTACGTCTCCTACTTCTCGGATGTGATTCTTGGCAAGGTAGGAAGCGGAGACACCACGAAGATGGTAGTTTTTTTATGcttgttattttttggatCGTCTTAATGATATATGCATTGAGAAATTGATAGTTTCgcgcaaaaaaataaataaatcttttattgGGTTTGCGGCTGACGATCGAGCATGTGTTTGCAGGCAACACCACCATCTCCTGAAAAGGGGTTTGATAGCTCCACCATAATCATGGGTTAGTATGTTTCGGCTTATCTTTTTTAGATTCTGTCAGTCGTTAAATGTTCCTTGTGCCAATTTTaggagttctttttttttttttgcaaaactgCAGATGTTTTAGCAGAACTATCACAAAAACAACATGCTTAAGATGTTGCatcataaatttattgcaaaactaatatgtgttTAAGCAATGTGTCATAAcgtaaaagttttacatatCGTGGAGGTTTCATCTTGTGATAAGTTATATGCTAAActtttagttttgtgataccacgtcttaaatttgttgtttcttgATAAATTCAACATTATGCGTGTGGTTCTTTGATACACTGGCCTAACTATGTAGTTTTCTAGAAGTAATAGTTTTTTTGCCAAAGTATCTCCAGTCTGAACGTATGTAATGTTTTCCTCTAAAAACTATTATTTCTGATATTTtaactcataaaaaaaatgtcaatgaTTTCCCTATGTTAATACATACTTAACCATTTTTTCTGTTCTTAAGGTGCGGTGTTATCAGCGCTTTCCTTTGCTACACCTTACATTGTCCATTGGAGCACTGGTTGCAATCGGAATGCTTTCATGGAGATATACACCTACTCTGCCGTTATCTCGGCAGGATGTGCAACTTTTGCATGGTTATTGTATTCCCTTTGCCAGCTACACAGAGCCGATGGAAGAATTGTTGGTGTTACCACTGTAGTGATCTACACCATTGGGCTTACTATCTTTTGCGTCACATTAACTATCAAGTTTAGCCCAAATGGGGTTGTGAGTGGAAAGGTGATCGAATTGGATTTGGGTTTAACGTTACAATGCTTTTCAAACAGACATAAAGTGATCGAATTGGATTTGGATCTAATGTTATTGTGTTTTTAGGTTTGCTGGGCTACAGTTATATCGCTGTTGATCATAACTA
This is a stretch of genomic DNA from Oryza brachyantha chromosome 1, ObraRS2, whole genome shotgun sequence. It encodes these proteins:
- the LOC102705399 gene encoding uncharacterized protein LOC102705399, whose translation is MGRIGCLYFLFVLSVTIVVGYVSYFSDVILGKATPPSPEKGFDSSTIIMGAVLSALSFATPYIVHWSTGCNRNAFMEIYTYSAVISAGCATFAWLLYSLCQLHRADGRIVGVTTVVIYTIGLTIFCVTLTIKFSPNGVVSGKVCWATVISLLIITIVLMLMALFGPLKRDTRLANIISAIAAVAQLFSSLLPFADLCNSCISQGQAPDAQVPPFRNRRKLSIYMSLLDATFMMYWAIYCIHHYERSTFWLANIMSWILSWISASLSIYKALRPVMAQAERGR